One window of Blastocatellia bacterium genomic DNA carries:
- a CDS encoding glycosyltransferase family 2 protein gives MKISVTIITKNEEDRIADALASVTWADEIIVVDAESTDRTVEIARRYTDRVIVRPWPGYAAQKTFADQQASHEWVLSIDADERVSPQLRQAIEQLKHEGPQYDGYRMARRAWYLGRWINHSGWYPDYQLRLYRRDRARWHGDYVHESVQLEGRVGTLRGDLWHLTRRSLAEHHEVLGRYTTLAAEGDFAQGKTAGLLDLLLRPPLTFLRSYILKQGFRDGIPGLIIAMFAAYYVFLKQAKLWEKQHGPERSRLKPEADFQSEA, from the coding sequence GTGAAGATTTCGGTCACTATCATCACCAAAAATGAAGAAGACCGCATCGCCGACGCCCTCGCTTCGGTCACTTGGGCTGATGAAATCATTGTTGTGGATGCCGAGAGCACAGACCGCACAGTGGAAATTGCCCGTCGCTATACTGACCGCGTCATCGTTCGTCCATGGCCGGGCTACGCAGCCCAAAAGACCTTCGCCGACCAGCAGGCGTCGCACGAGTGGGTCTTGAGTATTGACGCTGACGAACGTGTTTCGCCGCAACTTCGCCAAGCGATTGAACAACTCAAACACGAAGGCCCGCAATACGACGGCTATCGCATGGCGCGACGCGCTTGGTATCTGGGGCGCTGGATCAACCATTCGGGCTGGTATCCCGATTATCAACTGCGGCTCTATCGGCGTGACCGCGCGCGCTGGCACGGCGACTACGTTCATGAATCGGTCCAGCTTGAGGGCCGCGTTGGAACGCTCCGCGGCGATCTTTGGCACTTGACGCGTCGCAGCCTGGCCGAACATCACGAGGTGCTCGGACGCTATACCACGCTGGCCGCCGAGGGCGATTTCGCCCAAGGGAAAACGGCTGGATTGCTTGATCTCCTGTTGAGACCGCCGCTGACTTTTCTGCGCAGTTACATTCTCAAGCAAGGCTTTCGGGATGGCATTCCAGGACTCATCATCGCCATGTTTGCCGCTTATTACGTCTTCCTGAAACAGGCCAAGCTGTGGGAGAAGCAACATGGCCCTGAGAGATCACGGCTCAAACCGGAAGCTGATTTTCAGTCTGAAGCCTGA
- a CDS encoding ABC transporter permease yields the protein MNNIKEPVALALSAIRSQKLRAGLTILGVIIGVMTVVAVAAVIHGLNAHVAALVEKLGSQVFFVTRIPAVRFGDIPEEIRLRKHLRLEDAQAIVQRCPLVHYATPMRTRTIYWGQPNQVSYKGQTMRGTFLRGVEPEYEQVIQAVVVEDGRFINEVDMAHRRQVCVIGHAIRAELFPHSDPLGKEITVNGKLFEVIGTLKEDKGLFGGPSLDQFIHIPLSTFVKLNPDLEETFIAVKVRDQRTFEEARQQTIEVLRRLRGVPADKPNDFETVTPDIYTELWDQMTGALVILTLVISSIGLLVGGIGVMNIMLVSVTERTREIGVRKAVGARRGDILRQFLIESVTLTGVGGVLGIALGAVVSALVRWAFPDLPTSLSIFWVVMAFLVSVAVGLFFGLYPANKAARLDPIEALRYE from the coding sequence ATGAACAATATCAAGGAACCAGTGGCGCTGGCGCTCAGCGCGATTCGCTCGCAAAAGCTGCGGGCTGGCTTGACGATCCTGGGTGTGATCATCGGCGTGATGACGGTCGTCGCCGTGGCTGCGGTGATTCATGGGTTAAACGCGCACGTAGCGGCGCTGGTCGAAAAGCTCGGATCGCAAGTCTTCTTCGTCACCCGCATACCGGCTGTGCGATTTGGCGACATACCTGAAGAAATCCGCTTGCGCAAACATCTTCGCTTGGAGGACGCCCAGGCGATTGTGCAACGCTGCCCGCTGGTGCACTACGCGACGCCGATGCGCACGCGCACCATCTACTGGGGACAGCCCAATCAGGTGAGTTACAAAGGCCAGACGATGCGTGGGACCTTCCTGCGCGGCGTCGAGCCCGAATATGAGCAGGTGATCCAAGCCGTCGTCGTCGAAGATGGCCGGTTCATCAACGAAGTGGATATGGCCCATCGGCGTCAAGTCTGCGTCATCGGTCATGCCATTCGCGCTGAGCTCTTTCCTCACTCCGATCCGCTTGGCAAAGAGATCACTGTCAACGGCAAATTGTTTGAAGTCATCGGCACGCTCAAAGAAGATAAAGGCTTGTTCGGCGGTCCCAGTCTCGATCAATTCATTCACATTCCGCTGAGCACATTTGTGAAATTAAATCCAGACCTGGAAGAGACGTTCATCGCCGTCAAAGTCCGCGACCAACGGACGTTTGAAGAGGCTCGCCAACAAACGATTGAAGTGCTGCGCCGGCTGCGTGGCGTGCCGGCTGATAAGCCCAACGATTTTGAGACGGTCACTCCCGACATATACACCGAGTTGTGGGATCAAATGACCGGCGCGCTGGTTATCTTGACGCTGGTGATCTCGTCCATTGGCTTGCTCGTCGGTGGCATTGGCGTGATGAACATCATGTTGGTCTCTGTCACCGAACGCACGCGTGAGATCGGCGTGCGCAAAGCGGTGGGCGCGCGTCGGGGTGATATTCTGCGACAGTTTCTCATCGAATCGGTGACGCTGACGGGCGTCGGCGGCGTGTTGGGAATTGCGCTCGGAGCCGTCGTCAGCGCGTTGGTGCGGTGGGCTTTTCCCGATTTGCCGACTTCTTTATCAATCTTCTGGGTGGTGATGGCGTTTCTCGTTTCAGTTGCTGTAGGACTTTTCTTCGGCCTTTATCCGGCGAACAAAGCGGCGCGGCTTGATCCCATTGAAGCGCTCAGATACGAGTAG